The proteins below come from a single Ignavibacteriales bacterium genomic window:
- a CDS encoding ATP-dependent Clp protease proteolytic subunit translates to MGKRLLFFLIFFSIFANILAQQSKVYQANIDGEIDLGLAPYVKRVVDEAAKNNAAAIIFRINTFGGRVDAATQIKDAILNSKVKTIAFIDKRAISAGALIALSCEKIVMVPGASIGATTVVDQSGEKQSEKYQSYMRSEMRATAEKNGRRTDIAQGMVDETVVVADLNDDDKKLITLTTEEAVKYKMADTVLTSIDEVKKLYGLEKAEEIVVTPNWAEKFVKFLNNPIISSLLILIGMLGIFTEIKMGVWGLPGTIAVIALALFFGSGYILQLASGFEIVIFIIGVVLLMLEIFVIPGFGIVGVIGIFMMIAGLFFGLVSDFGMTDYSTLSVAIIQFASVFVLAAIFIFLLSKILPKSTIWNRLILQDNIAAKSGYATRPSFDHLIGAEGIAITTLRPAGTAMIDGVRIDVVTEGDYINHDSEIIVKAVEGSKVVVGIKKSSTD, encoded by the coding sequence ATGGGAAAACGATTACTCTTCTTTTTAATATTCTTTTCAATTTTTGCAAACATTCTGGCTCAGCAATCAAAAGTTTATCAAGCAAACATCGATGGTGAAATTGATCTCGGGCTCGCTCCTTATGTAAAACGGGTTGTTGACGAAGCTGCAAAAAACAATGCCGCGGCAATAATTTTTCGAATCAACACATTTGGCGGAAGAGTTGATGCCGCAACTCAAATTAAGGACGCAATCCTCAACAGTAAAGTTAAAACGATTGCATTCATAGATAAGAGGGCAATTTCCGCCGGAGCTTTAATTGCTCTTTCTTGCGAAAAAATTGTTATGGTTCCTGGTGCTTCAATTGGTGCTACTACAGTTGTAGATCAATCGGGCGAAAAACAATCCGAGAAATACCAATCATACATGCGTTCCGAGATGCGTGCAACGGCAGAGAAAAACGGACGGCGTACCGATATTGCTCAAGGAATGGTAGATGAAACTGTTGTTGTTGCGGATTTGAATGATGACGATAAAAAGCTCATAACTCTTACAACAGAAGAAGCTGTAAAATATAAAATGGCTGATACCGTTTTAACAAGCATTGATGAAGTGAAAAAGCTTTATGGACTTGAAAAAGCTGAAGAAATTGTAGTTACACCAAACTGGGCGGAAAAATTTGTAAAGTTCTTGAACAATCCAATAATTTCTTCTTTACTTATTCTTATTGGAATGCTGGGGATCTTTACCGAAATAAAAATGGGTGTATGGGGTTTACCCGGAACAATTGCGGTTATTGCTTTAGCGCTCTTCTTTGGATCGGGATACATTCTTCAACTTGCTTCGGGATTTGAAATTGTAATTTTTATTATTGGTGTTGTCCTTTTAATGCTTGAGATATTTGTCATTCCGGGATTCGGAATAGTTGGAGTGATTGGAATTTTTATGATGATTGCCGGTTTATTTTTCGGATTGGTATCGGATTTTGGTATGACAGATTATTCAACACTCTCAGTTGCGATAATTCAGTTCGCATCGGTTTTCGTCTTGGCCGCAATATTTATTTTTCTTCTTTCCAAGATATTGCCTAAATCAACTATTTGGAATAGACTTATACTCCAAGACAACATCGCTGCCAAATCGGGATATGCTACCAGACCATCATTTGATCATCTAATTGGCGCAGAGGGGATTGCAATTACAACTTTACGTCCTGCCGGTACAGCAATGATTGACGGTGTAAGAATTGATGTTGTTACCGAAGGTGATTACATCAATCATGATTCTGAAATTATTGTAAAGGCAGTCGAAGGATCTAAAGTGGTGGTAGGAATTAAAAAAAGTAGCACAGATTAA
- a CDS encoding DCC1-like thiol-disulfide oxidoreductase family protein, translated as MNLLIGIAEQDKNPIIIYDGVCNLCNFWIKFISKRDSKELFRYSQFQSEYSRRLIQQYKIDTDLPSSVILIVSDKIFLRSSAVIEIFQLLKFPYSILGIFKYIPRKIRDLFYDLISNHRYKWFGRSTHCVIPNEGIKSHLIENPTE; from the coding sequence ATGAACTTATTGATCGGGATAGCTGAACAAGATAAGAATCCAATTATTATTTACGATGGTGTTTGTAATCTCTGCAACTTCTGGATTAAATTTATCTCAAAGCGTGATTCGAAAGAACTTTTCCGGTATTCGCAATTCCAATCGGAATACTCAAGACGGTTAATTCAACAATATAAAATTGATACCGATTTGCCTTCTTCCGTAATTCTCATTGTGAGTGATAAAATCTTCTTACGTTCATCAGCCGTTATTGAAATATTCCAGTTGCTTAAATTCCCTTATTCAATTCTTGGAATCTTCAAGTACATACCCCGGAAAATACGTGATCTGTTTTATGATTTAATTTCCAATCACAGATATAAATGGTTCGGAAGAAGTACTCACTGCGTAATTCCAAATGAAGGAATAAAATCACACTTGATAGAAAATCCGACCGAATAA
- a CDS encoding rhodanese-like domain-containing protein translates to MSLFSSFLSNKEDSLDIDNIYFEKICRQENVIVLDVRTKSENMKSRIPNSILIDIHEPDFSDRIDELERDKTYLVYCRSGVRSTNACQQMKKMGFENVFNLKNGIIKWHGQIEKG, encoded by the coding sequence ATGAGTCTCTTTTCATCATTTTTATCTAATAAAGAAGATTCTCTCGATATTGATAACATTTATTTTGAAAAAATCTGTAGGCAAGAAAATGTTATTGTCCTGGATGTTAGAACGAAATCTGAAAACATGAAGTCTAGAATTCCAAATTCAATTTTGATTGATATACACGAACCGGATTTTTCTGATAGAATTGACGAGTTGGAAAGAGACAAAACTTATCTTGTTTATTGCCGTTCAGGAGTTAGAAGCACGAATGCATGCCAACAAATGAAAAAGATGGGATTTGAAAATGTATTCAATCTAAAAAACGGCATTATAAAGTGGCATGGTCAAATTGAAAAAGGATGA
- the tgt gene encoding tRNA guanosine(34) transglycosylase Tgt produces MLKFSVDYKDKNSKARTGEILTGHGVVKTPIFMPVGTQGTVKAITQRVLETEINAEIVLSNTYHLYLRPGTKILEQAGGLHRFMNWNRPILTDSGGFQVYSLSDLRKLNKDGVEFRSHLDGSTHFFSPRKVIEIQRSIGSDIMMPLDECTPYPCEYDYAKKSKELTSEWALLNKNAFEETEPLYGSPQYLFGIIQGSVYKDLRESSAKDLVNLDFDGYSIGGLAVGEPTETMYDLVDFTTDFIPENKPRYLMGVGRPENILEAISRGVDMFDCVMPTRNARNAYLFTSRGIVSMRNAAYKDDFTPLDSNCGCYTCKNFSRAYLRHLFNAKEVLALELATIHNLTFYLDLIREARARILDGSFMEWKNSYSKIISINVQTKEE; encoded by the coding sequence TTGTTAAAGTTCTCCGTTGATTATAAAGACAAAAATTCCAAAGCACGAACCGGCGAAATTCTAACCGGGCATGGAGTTGTTAAAACTCCTATTTTTATGCCGGTTGGAACGCAAGGCACTGTTAAAGCTATTACACAGAGAGTTCTTGAAACAGAGATTAATGCTGAAATTGTTCTTTCAAATACTTATCATCTTTATTTAAGACCCGGGACAAAAATCCTTGAGCAAGCCGGCGGACTTCATCGTTTTATGAATTGGAATCGCCCCATTCTCACCGACAGCGGCGGATTTCAAGTTTATAGTCTTTCGGATTTGCGGAAATTGAATAAGGATGGAGTTGAATTCCGTTCTCATCTTGACGGTTCAACGCATTTTTTTTCACCTAGGAAAGTAATAGAAATTCAGAGAAGTATTGGTTCCGATATTATGATGCCTCTTGATGAGTGCACGCCTTATCCATGTGAATATGATTACGCTAAAAAATCGAAAGAACTAACATCCGAGTGGGCTCTTCTAAATAAAAATGCTTTTGAAGAGACAGAACCATTATATGGATCTCCTCAATATTTATTCGGAATAATTCAAGGAAGTGTCTATAAAGATTTGCGCGAATCATCGGCCAAGGATCTTGTCAATCTAGATTTTGACGGATATTCAATCGGCGGTCTTGCAGTCGGCGAACCAACCGAAACTATGTATGACTTAGTTGATTTCACGACTGATTTTATTCCGGAGAATAAGCCGCGATATTTAATGGGAGTAGGCAGACCGGAAAATATTTTAGAAGCAATCTCGCGCGGTGTGGATATGTTTGATTGCGTTATGCCGACACGAAATGCGCGCAATGCATATTTGTTTACTTCACGAGGAATCGTTTCGATGAGGAATGCGGCATACAAAGACGATTTTACGCCGCTCGATTCCAATTGCGGCTGCTACACTTGTAAAAATTTTTCGAGAGCTTATTTGCGTCATCTTTTTAATGCTAAAGAAGTTCTGGCGCTTGAACTGGCGACAATTCACAACCTAACTTTTTATTTAGATCTGATTCGTGAAGCACGTGCCAGAATTTTAGACGGAAGTTTTATGGAATGGAAGAACAGTTATTCAAAAATAATTTCAATAAACGTACAAACAAAAGAGGAGTAG
- a CDS encoding HEPN domain-containing protein yields MAENPEEWLLQADYDLETAKVMFESGRYFYAVFMVHLAIEKGLKGLFWKVRKEIPPKTHHLKYLVQKINLDPSDRIKEIIFDIDDLSVPTRYPESLKNMLSSFSKEITDSMIINSIEVLKWLKEMFQKY; encoded by the coding sequence ATGGCAGAAAATCCAGAAGAGTGGCTGCTTCAGGCTGATTACGATCTTGAAACTGCAAAAGTGATGTTTGAAAGCGGAAGATACTTTTATGCAGTGTTCATGGTTCACCTTGCTATTGAAAAAGGTTTGAAAGGATTATTCTGGAAAGTGCGAAAGGAGATTCCGCCTAAAACTCATCATTTGAAATATTTAGTGCAAAAAATTAATCTTGATCCTAGTGACCGAATCAAAGAAATTATATTTGATATTGATGATTTAAGTGTTCCAACAAGGTACCCAGAATCGTTAAAAAACATGCTTTCTTCATTTAGTAAAGAAATTACGGATTCAATGATTATTAATTCTATCGAGGTTTTAAAGTGGTTAAAAGAAATGTTTCAGAAATATTAG
- a CDS encoding decaprenyl-phosphate phosphoribosyltransferase produces the protein MKNRLFSKIGSYLKLLRITSWPKNFFVFVPAVFAKLLFDADTFYLTVLGFVTFSIASSAVYVLNDFFDAPKDALHPRKKDRPIASGKIPKKNALILGALLFLLLVLISFKLNLAFVIIVWVYVVINILYTVFLKEIVIVDIFCIASGFMLRVIGGGLLISVYISKWLILTTMFLSLFLAVMKRRVEIANSPDAEEQRSVLKDYSLSFIDQIVAMTGSGVILSYALYSVADKTVEKFGTERLIFTTMFVIFGIFRYMYLAYKKDKGENVIEVILTDPPMIINLIFYVASALFIIYFYKIWMIF, from the coding sequence ATGAAGAATCGGCTGTTTTCTAAAATTGGCAGTTATTTAAAACTTCTGCGAATAACCAGTTGGCCGAAGAATTTTTTTGTGTTTGTACCTGCAGTCTTTGCAAAACTTCTTTTCGATGCAGACACATTCTATCTTACTGTTTTGGGATTCGTAACATTTTCGATAGCATCGAGTGCGGTTTATGTACTAAATGATTTTTTCGATGCACCGAAAGATGCTCTTCATCCGCGCAAAAAGGACCGCCCAATTGCGAGTGGAAAAATCCCCAAGAAAAACGCACTGATCTTAGGAGCTCTTCTTTTTCTTCTTCTTGTACTCATCTCGTTTAAGCTAAATCTTGCTTTCGTAATAATTGTGTGGGTTTATGTAGTTATAAATATTTTATATACAGTGTTCCTCAAAGAAATTGTAATTGTAGATATTTTTTGCATCGCTTCCGGATTTATGCTGCGTGTAATTGGTGGCGGTTTGTTGATTTCGGTTTATATTTCCAAATGGCTGATACTTACTACAATGTTCCTAAGTCTTTTTCTTGCCGTAATGAAAAGACGCGTCGAAATTGCCAATAGTCCAGATGCAGAAGAACAAAGATCTGTCTTAAAAGATTACTCGCTCAGTTTCATTGATCAAATAGTAGCCATGACTGGAAGCGGAGTAATTTTGAGCTACGCACTCTACTCTGTTGCAGATAAAACGGTAGAAAAATTTGGTACGGAAAGATTAATTTTTACAACGATGTTTGTAATATTCGGCATCTTTAGATATATGTATCTTGCGTATAAAAAAGATAAAGGCGAGAATGTGATTGAGGTAATACTCACCGATCCGCCGATGATTATCAATTTAATTTTTTATGTCGCATCGGCGTTATTTATAATTTATTTTTACAAAATATGGATGATTTTCTGA
- a CDS encoding nucleotidyltransferase domain-containing protein, whose amino-acid sequence MVKRNVSEILDFISEKLSKKRISVYKVILFGSYYNGDPNSDSDIDIAIVSNDFVNKNPLERGKLLRDIELETINRFDIPVDFINLTIDEYENETRMIVSYVKEGKVVYSAN is encoded by the coding sequence GTGGTTAAAAGAAATGTTTCAGAAATATTAGATTTTATTTCTGAAAAGCTATCCAAAAAAAGAATCAGTGTGTATAAAGTAATATTGTTTGGTTCATATTATAATGGTGATCCAAATAGTGATAGCGATATTGATATTGCAATAGTCTCCAATGATTTCGTGAATAAAAATCCTTTAGAAAGAGGAAAATTATTAAGAGACATTGAATTAGAAACCATAAATAGATTCGATATACCTGTTGATTTTATAAATCTCACCATTGACGAATACGAAAACGAAACACGAATGATTGTAAGTTATGTGAAAGAAGGAAAAGTTGTTTACTCTGCAAATTAG
- the speB gene encoding agmatinase, with product MKTLGIKKNFLAIEKEFSNYDESEIVIVSAPLEKTVSYGKGTGKGPEEILKASHYVEFYDEEQNRELCFEKGICTLEPINLQKLSIEKSLDKIYKEVAKHIDAGKFVVTLGGEHSLSTAPIMAYHERFPNLSILQFDAHSDLRESYEGSKYSHASVMARVVEFNSNIVQVGIRAQCKDESEFRKEKKIKTFYSREIKLGMYGDNWQELVVQNLKENVYITFDVDGFDPSFMPATGTPEPGGLFWDETMNLLKIVGQEKNIVGFDVVELAPNKFHPASNFVAAKLVYKILNYAFSNR from the coding sequence ATGAAAACACTCGGTATCAAGAAAAATTTTCTTGCCATAGAAAAAGAATTCTCCAATTACGATGAATCTGAAATTGTAATTGTTTCGGCACCACTAGAAAAAACAGTCAGCTATGGAAAAGGAACCGGCAAAGGTCCCGAAGAAATTTTGAAAGCTTCTCATTACGTTGAATTCTATGATGAAGAACAAAATAGGGAACTCTGTTTTGAGAAAGGAATTTGTACTCTTGAACCGATTAATCTTCAAAAACTTTCAATCGAAAAAAGTTTAGATAAGATTTATAAAGAAGTCGCCAAACATATTGATGCAGGCAAGTTCGTTGTAACATTAGGAGGAGAGCATTCATTATCAACCGCCCCGATTATGGCTTATCACGAACGGTTCCCAAATCTCTCAATACTTCAATTTGATGCCCATTCGGATTTACGCGAGAGTTACGAAGGTTCGAAATATTCTCACGCAAGTGTAATGGCGCGTGTAGTCGAATTTAATTCGAATATTGTTCAAGTCGGAATTCGAGCCCAGTGCAAAGATGAATCTGAATTCCGGAAAGAAAAAAAGATTAAAACATTTTACTCGCGTGAAATTAAACTGGGAATGTATGGCGACAACTGGCAAGAACTCGTTGTTCAGAATTTGAAAGAGAATGTCTACATCACTTTTGATGTTGACGGTTTTGACCCGTCATTCATGCCGGCAACCGGAACGCCTGAACCTGGCGGCTTATTCTGGGATGAAACTATGAATCTATTGAAAATTGTCGGACAGGAAAAAAACATTGTCGGATTTGATGTTGTTGAGTTGGCACCGAACAAATTTCATCCGGCATCAAATTTTGTTGCCGCTAAATTGGTTTATAAGATTTTGAATTATGCGTTTAGCAATCGTTAA
- the ndk gene encoding nucleoside-diphosphate kinase: MNNRTLAILKPDCVKKNLIGKVITQIQNAGFKVSALKMVKLTEDSVKGFYEIHKERPFFNDLIAYMTSGPCVPIALEKDNAVEDFRKLIGATDPVKALEGTIRKLYADSIQENIVHGSDSDENAANEILHFFSRKELLEINGF, translated from the coding sequence TTGAATAATAGAACACTTGCTATTCTTAAACCAGATTGTGTTAAGAAAAATTTAATAGGTAAGGTTATTACACAAATTCAAAATGCCGGCTTTAAAGTGAGCGCGTTAAAGATGGTAAAGCTGACTGAAGATTCTGTAAAAGGATTTTACGAGATTCATAAAGAACGCCCTTTCTTTAATGATCTGATTGCATATATGACATCGGGTCCATGCGTTCCGATAGCTCTTGAAAAAGATAATGCTGTGGAAGACTTCCGTAAGCTTATTGGCGCCACTGATCCGGTCAAAGCATTGGAAGGAACAATCAGAAAATTATATGCAGATAGTATTCAAGAAAATATTGTGCACGGTTCAGATTCGGATGAGAATGCAGCTAATGAGATATTGCACTTCTTCTCACGTAAAGAACTTCTTGAAATTAACGGTTTCTAA
- a CDS encoding hemolysin family protein, whose translation MMVNDLLILFSLLIASAFFSASEIAFVVANKIKVEIRARKNNLSAKNAHYFMNNPNLFFSSILISNNIVNITFASLSSIFLFKIFGLEEFTILLITTALILVFGELIPKYFGREMADRLVMISAIPLRVLTIIIYPFVKIISTISSVLSRTNQKEEEKILHIFDKEDLQNLFEESSEAGTMDEDQSDIISKVMDIREQRVYEAMTPRTDIIGVDISSSMDEVLNTFIESGYSKIVVYDENLDNIKGTVFTKDIFKQPEDLKSVLREVSFVPETKKSMEMLNEFLDKQFSFAVVVDEFGGTAGILTVEDLIEELFGEIRDEYDDVNEKVARKIDTNSYILSGKVEIDYLNQEMDFKITEGDYETIAGFVTFKIGRIPKKGETFKIDNFTILILKSSNTKIDLLKFTIEQEPQE comes from the coding sequence ATGATGGTTAATGACCTTTTGATATTGTTTTCGCTTTTGATTGCAAGTGCGTTTTTCTCAGCATCGGAAATTGCATTTGTTGTTGCCAACAAAATTAAAGTTGAGATCCGCGCCCGGAAAAATAATTTATCGGCAAAGAATGCCCACTATTTCATGAACAATCCGAATCTATTCTTTTCTTCAATTTTGATTTCTAATAATATCGTAAATATTACTTTTGCTTCACTTAGCTCGATCTTTCTTTTTAAAATATTCGGTTTGGAAGAATTCACAATACTACTGATCACAACTGCATTGATACTCGTATTCGGCGAGTTAATTCCAAAATATTTTGGAAGAGAAATGGCAGACCGGCTTGTTATGATTTCTGCTATTCCTTTACGTGTTCTAACAATAATAATCTACCCGTTCGTAAAAATTATTTCAACAATCTCTTCCGTGTTGAGCAGAACAAATCAAAAAGAAGAAGAAAAAATTCTGCACATATTTGATAAAGAAGATCTGCAAAATCTGTTTGAAGAAAGTTCGGAAGCGGGGACAATGGATGAAGATCAATCCGATATTATCAGCAAGGTAATGGATATTAGGGAACAACGTGTTTATGAAGCAATGACACCGCGGACCGATATTATCGGAGTTGATATCAGCAGTTCAATGGATGAAGTGCTCAATACTTTTATCGAATCCGGGTATTCAAAAATTGTTGTCTATGATGAAAACCTTGACAATATAAAAGGAACTGTATTTACAAAAGATATTTTTAAGCAGCCGGAAGATTTGAAATCTGTTCTCCGGGAAGTATCGTTTGTACCTGAAACCAAAAAAAGCATGGAAATGCTGAACGAATTTCTGGATAAACAATTTTCTTTTGCTGTAGTTGTTGATGAATTCGGTGGAACAGCAGGAATACTTACAGTTGAAGACTTAATAGAAGAGCTCTTTGGAGAAATCCGGGATGAGTATGATGATGTAAATGAAAAAGTCGCACGGAAAATTGATACGAACTCTTACATTCTCAGCGGTAAAGTTGAAATTGACTATCTGAATCAAGAAATGGATTTTAAAATTACAGAAGGGGATTATGAAACTATTGCCGGTTTTGTAACTTTCAAAATTGGAAGAATCCCCAAAAAGGGCGAAACTTTTAAGATCGATAATTTTACAATTCTGATCCTCAAATCGAGTAATACTAAGATTGACTTGCTGAAATTTACAATCGAACAAGAACCTCAAGAGTGA
- a CDS encoding DUF6263 family protein, which yields MTSKIFKIVSVVLAITIMIGCGKKETIPNAASINVNNLKSIDMSGQKVYLKYQFKKDQKLRYKLTTISNSVQTIKVDSLMKSNSDQSLTYIFDLEVVDVDKDNIAELVINISSINFNGISNGQKLNYDSKAKLSKEDKDKFAEFETVVNSPYRVRVNQKGEILEVTRIDKMADKMISLRPDMQKITAEQKVTLIKNISEGEIRPRTQLLFRELPSKEVARDSSWQLTSPATLAVFRVESISKFKVDDFVKAGDDKMAKLSATLTSKWTGNKKGTQEGMNYLFDDPKINGDGSILFNIDKGLVIKSETTTNVEMGVTIDGKDATQKMRHSVRKDLSMNKNTVELL from the coding sequence ATGACTAGTAAAATTTTTAAAATAGTATCGGTTGTGCTCGCAATTACAATTATGATTGGCTGCGGTAAAAAGGAAACGATCCCGAACGCAGCTTCGATCAATGTTAATAATCTAAAAAGCATTGATATGAGCGGACAAAAAGTTTATTTGAAGTATCAATTCAAGAAAGACCAAAAGCTTCGTTATAAATTAACCACAATTTCTAATTCGGTTCAGACTATCAAAGTAGATTCTCTTATGAAATCGAATTCCGATCAATCACTTACGTACATTTTTGATTTAGAGGTTGTTGATGTTGACAAGGATAATATAGCCGAACTCGTAATTAATATCTCTTCCATCAATTTTAACGGTATAAGCAATGGACAGAAATTAAATTACGATTCCAAAGCAAAGCTATCCAAAGAGGACAAAGACAAATTTGCGGAATTTGAAACAGTTGTAAACTCGCCATATCGCGTTCGTGTAAACCAGAAAGGTGAAATATTAGAAGTAACTCGAATTGATAAAATGGCAGATAAAATGATCAGTCTTAGACCAGATATGCAGAAAATTACAGCGGAACAAAAAGTTACTCTCATTAAAAATATCAGCGAAGGTGAGATTAGACCAAGAACACAACTGCTCTTCAGAGAATTGCCTTCAAAAGAAGTTGCAAGAGACTCTTCATGGCAGCTTACTTCACCCGCCACTTTAGCTGTATTTCGTGTGGAGAGTATTTCAAAATTTAAAGTTGATGACTTCGTAAAAGCGGGCGATGATAAGATGGCTAAATTGAGCGCCACACTGACATCAAAATGGACCGGTAATAAAAAAGGAACACAAGAAGGAATGAATTATCTTTTTGATGATCCGAAAATAAACGGCGACGGGTCAATTCTATTCAATATTGATAAAGGTCTGGTTATTAAAAGCGAAACAACTACAAATGTTGAGATGGGTGTTACGATTGATGGAAAAGACGCAACTCAAAAGATGAGACACTCAGTAAGAAAAGATTTATCTATGAATAAAAATACTGTTGAGCTGTTGTAG
- the sucD gene encoding succinate--CoA ligase subunit alpha, whose amino-acid sequence MSILLDKKTRVVVQGITGGEGSFHTKQMIEYGTNVVAGVTPGKGGLNFEDTNVPIFNTLADAVKATKAEASAIFVPPSFAADAILEAANAGIKLVVCITEGIPTKDMIAVYNLIKEKNIRLVGPNCPGVISPGKAKIGIMPGFIHKQGKIGVVSRSGTLTYEAVKQLTDLGIGQSTCVGIGGDPIIGSRFIDVIKLFNEDSGTEGIIMIGEIGGSAEEEAADFIKKYVKKPVVGFIAGRTAPPGRRMGHAGAIISGGKGTAIEKMAAMKKAGIHVVESPAEIGITMKRALDKGKKKVVKKVPNKKKTVKKVSVKKVSSKKKISKKK is encoded by the coding sequence ATGAGTATACTACTGGACAAAAAAACCCGCGTGGTTGTTCAAGGAATTACCGGCGGTGAAGGTTCATTCCACACAAAACAGATGATCGAATACGGGACAAACGTTGTTGCAGGTGTAACACCAGGCAAAGGTGGTCTTAATTTTGAAGATACAAACGTTCCGATCTTTAATACTCTTGCAGATGCAGTTAAAGCTACAAAAGCAGAAGCTTCGGCAATTTTTGTTCCCCCTTCCTTTGCTGCAGATGCAATTCTTGAAGCGGCCAATGCGGGAATTAAATTAGTAGTCTGCATCACCGAAGGAATTCCTACCAAAGATATGATAGCAGTATATAATCTTATTAAAGAAAAAAATATCCGTTTGGTTGGTCCAAATTGTCCCGGTGTAATTTCACCCGGCAAAGCAAAAATCGGAATCATGCCCGGGTTCATTCATAAGCAAGGTAAAATTGGAGTGGTATCTCGCAGCGGTACTTTAACATATGAAGCGGTTAAACAATTAACCGATCTTGGAATTGGACAATCGACTTGCGTTGGTATTGGCGGTGATCCGATTATTGGATCAAGATTTATCGATGTGATAAAATTATTCAACGAAGATTCCGGTACAGAAGGAATTATTATGATCGGAGAAATCGGCGGCAGTGCGGAAGAAGAAGCTGCAGATTTTATTAAGAAATATGTTAAGAAACCTGTAGTTGGATTTATTGCCGGAAGAACAGCTCCTCCAGGACGTCGTATGGGTCATGCTGGTGCAATAATTTCGGGTGGGAAAGGAACAGCGATTGAAAAAATGGCAGCAATGAAGAAAGCCGGAATCCATGTAGTTGAAAGTCCCGCAGAAATTGGTATTACTATGAAAAGAGCATTGGATAAGGGGAAGAAAAAAGTCGTGAAGAAAGTACCAAATAAGAAAAAAACAGTTAAGAAAGTTTCTGTAAAAAAAGTATCATCAAAGAAAAAGATATCCAAGAAAAAATAA
- the yajC gene encoding preprotein translocase subunit YajC has translation MEILLAMAPSPDGQGGGGSMISTLIMFGAIFAIFYFMIIRPQQKRAKDQKAMLEAVQKGDKVVLTGGMHGSIAGLEDKTVLVDVGNNVKIKFERTAIAAVIKDNGDKK, from the coding sequence ATGGAAATCTTATTAGCTATGGCACCATCACCAGACGGACAGGGCGGCGGCGGTTCAATGATAAGCACACTAATTATGTTCGGTGCGATCTTCGCTATTTTTTATTTTATGATCATTCGCCCGCAACAAAAAAGAGCAAAAGACCAAAAAGCTATGCTCGAAGCGGTTCAAAAAGGAGATAAAGTTGTTCTTACCGGCGGAATGCACGGTTCAATTGCCGGACTTGAAGATAAAACAGTTCTTGTTGATGTTGGCAATAATGTTAAAATCAAATTTGAACGCACGGCTATTGCCGCTGTAATTAAAGATAACGGCGACAAAAAATAA